Proteins encoded within one genomic window of Anastrepha ludens isolate Willacy chromosome 4, idAnaLude1.1, whole genome shotgun sequence:
- the LOC128860407 gene encoding zinc finger protein 706-like, whose amino-acid sequence MARGHQKIQSQAKAQEKQAKMKKQQGHSATDQKKAAQKALVHVCAVCKSQMPDPKTYKQHFENKHPKNDMPPELKDV is encoded by the exons atggctcgaggacatcaaaaaattcagtCGCAAGCAAAGGCTCAAGAAAAACAAGCcaaaatgaaaaagcaacagGGCCACAGTGCCACCGATCAAAAGAAGGCAGCACAAAAAGCGCTCGTTCATGTATGCGCTGTTTGTAAG TCTCAAATGCCCGATCCAAAAACGTACAaacaacattttgaaaataagcaCCCCAAGAATGATATGCCACCAGAATTAAAAGATGTGTAA